A DNA window from Paenibacillus andongensis contains the following coding sequences:
- a CDS encoding glycosyltransferase: MHKNKILITVYDMEIGGIERSLINMLESFDYDRYDVDLFICSHSGDFLSLIPDKVNLLPQIPNYTVFRKSMIRCFKEGHFSALIIRLLSKAIAGMKARVRLLKEGSGYIQMQLDLKYTSYVLPKLKNNYDLAISYAWPHDIVANKVEAAKKIAWIHTDYSELEIDNKIDLAVWSKFDAIASISDACTEAFIKTYPSLVDKIKLIENITSPIFIKKMADDPSQINESVQGAFHIVSVGRLSYVKGFDMAVKALRLLHDKGLTQIKWFIVGYGGYEGELRKLIAENQLEDSFVLLGKKINPYPYIKNCDLYVQPSRYEGKAVTVTEAQILGKPIIITNYPTAGSQIEDGVSGVICGLSIEEIAEEIERLYSDTALRNSLANNCLQTDYSNTYELNKLYNMVNVPEQSYVLKEVTV; this comes from the coding sequence ATGCATAAAAATAAAATCTTGATAACTGTTTACGATATGGAGATTGGCGGTATTGAAAGAAGCCTAATCAACATGCTGGAGAGCTTTGATTATGATAGATATGACGTGGATTTATTCATTTGTAGTCACTCAGGGGATTTCTTGAGTTTAATACCGGATAAAGTAAATCTTCTACCGCAAATACCTAACTACACAGTTTTTAGAAAATCAATGATCCGTTGCTTTAAAGAAGGACATTTCTCGGCTTTAATTATTAGATTACTTAGCAAAGCAATCGCAGGCATGAAAGCTAGAGTTAGACTTCTAAAAGAGGGCTCTGGCTATATTCAAATGCAGCTTGATCTTAAATATACATCATACGTGCTACCAAAATTAAAGAATAATTATGATTTAGCCATCAGTTATGCGTGGCCTCACGATATTGTGGCGAATAAGGTTGAAGCAGCTAAGAAGATCGCCTGGATCCATACAGACTACAGCGAATTAGAAATAGACAATAAGATAGACCTAGCTGTATGGAGCAAGTTCGATGCAATTGCTTCTATTTCAGATGCATGCACAGAGGCATTCATAAAGACTTACCCCTCTCTTGTAGATAAAATTAAACTAATTGAGAACATAACTTCTCCTATATTTATAAAAAAAATGGCCGATGATCCATCACAAATTAACGAGAGTGTTCAGGGTGCCTTCCATATTGTATCGGTTGGTAGATTGTCTTACGTGAAAGGTTTTGATATGGCGGTAAAAGCATTAAGGCTTTTACATGATAAGGGACTTACCCAAATCAAGTGGTTCATTGTTGGATATGGTGGATATGAAGGCGAACTAAGAAAGCTAATCGCAGAGAATCAACTAGAGGACAGCTTTGTACTTTTGGGGAAGAAAATAAACCCATATCCATATATTAAGAATTGCGATTTATACGTTCAACCGTCTAGGTATGAGGGCAAAGCAGTGACAGTAACTGAAGCGCAGATCTTAGGGAAGCCTATAATAATAACGAATTACCCGACGGCGGGTAGTCAGATAGAGGATGGTGTTAGCGGCGTAATTTGTGGGTTAAGTATCGAAGAAATAGCAGAAGAGATAGAACGATTATATTCGGATACTGCTCTAAGAAATAGCTTAGCCAATAACTGCTTGCAGACAGATTACAGTAACACCTATGAATTAAATAAACTATACAACATGGTGAATGTACCTGAACAGAGCTATGTCTTGAAGGAAGTGACCGTATGA
- a CDS encoding lipopolysaccharide biosynthesis protein — translation MRVRKASINVIVNLLTFMLGLLPSFIVRKAFLDSLGNELLGLTSLYTNIIGLLSIVELGIGSAIIYSLYKPFAENDQVKVKGYLNFYSKFYNNVGFIIFALGIIMTFFLQLFIKDQINLLDAQLYFLLFLINTLISYFFSYKICILNVAQEGYKVSIGTTASKLLVSILQLSMLKLYPSLYVFLIVQIVVSVLYFLFMNLYIDKKYPWIKKTVGRINTEERISLIKNVKALFMHKIGGILVLGTGNVVISAFINLTVVGIFNSYSMILGAAQGLISSSLSGVSASVGNLLVEGDKGSAYRVHKRLFFLSFWLVSFAAISLLNTIEQFVRLWLGDSQLLDPLTIILLVINFYFFLMRGSVERFKEGGGIYVQDRYAPLVEAAINLSTSIVFVNLIGLPGVLLGTLLSNVTVIFWVKPKMVYKYIFKVSLVEYFKMYIKYLLIGFIPLTITYLATIPLKDIKSIYALSGNCIINIILINVIYYIIFRKNEEFAYFRNLLGNLIGKSKMRLVTVRLKQKDL, via the coding sequence ATGAGAGTTCGAAAGGCAAGTATAAACGTTATCGTAAATTTATTAACCTTCATGCTAGGGCTTTTACCATCATTCATTGTTAGAAAAGCTTTCCTAGATTCACTGGGTAATGAATTGCTAGGCTTAACCTCGTTATATACCAATATTATAGGATTACTCTCCATAGTGGAACTTGGTATAGGGAGTGCTATTATATATTCCTTATATAAGCCCTTTGCAGAAAATGATCAAGTAAAGGTCAAGGGTTATTTGAACTTTTATTCCAAATTTTATAACAACGTTGGGTTTATCATTTTTGCTCTTGGCATAATCATGACTTTCTTTTTGCAGCTTTTTATAAAAGACCAAATTAACTTACTGGATGCACAGCTATATTTTCTATTATTTTTGATAAATACACTGATTAGTTACTTTTTTTCGTATAAAATTTGCATTTTAAATGTGGCACAAGAAGGTTATAAAGTATCTATAGGAACTACGGCCAGCAAATTATTAGTGTCTATTCTACAGTTATCAATGTTGAAACTTTATCCAAGTTTATATGTATTTTTAATTGTTCAAATTGTGGTTAGTGTACTCTATTTTTTATTTATGAATTTATACATAGACAAAAAATATCCTTGGATTAAGAAGACAGTGGGGAGAATAAACACCGAGGAAAGAATTTCGTTAATTAAAAATGTCAAAGCATTGTTTATGCATAAGATTGGCGGCATTTTAGTGTTAGGGACTGGTAATGTAGTTATTTCTGCTTTTATTAATTTAACGGTTGTAGGCATATTTAACAGTTATAGTATGATCCTAGGCGCAGCTCAAGGTTTGATTTCCAGCTCGCTTTCAGGCGTCTCAGCTAGCGTTGGTAATTTATTGGTAGAGGGAGATAAAGGTTCGGCTTATAGAGTCCATAAGAGGCTGTTCTTCTTAAGTTTCTGGCTAGTTTCCTTTGCAGCCATTTCACTACTGAATACGATTGAACAATTCGTACGGTTATGGTTAGGTGATAGCCAGTTACTTGATCCGTTGACTATTATCTTGCTAGTCATAAATTTCTATTTCTTTTTAATGCGCGGTTCTGTTGAACGTTTTAAAGAAGGGGGAGGGATCTATGTCCAAGATCGGTATGCCCCACTGGTTGAGGCAGCTATCAATTTAAGTACATCCATTGTCTTTGTTAATTTAATAGGGTTGCCTGGTGTGCTTTTAGGAACTTTATTAAGTAATGTGACTGTTATATTTTGGGTGAAACCAAAAATGGTTTATAAGTATATTTTTAAAGTCAGTTTAGTGGAGTATTTTAAAATGTATATAAAATACCTTCTAATCGGATTCATTCCTTTAACAATCACTTATTTGGCAACAATACCGTTGAAAGATATCAAAAGTATATATGCCTTATCGGGGAACTGTATCATCAATATCATTCTGATAAATGTTATTTATTACATCATTTTTAGGAAAAACGAGGAATTCGCTTATTTTAGAAATTTGCTCGGTAATCTGATTGGAAAATCTAAAATGCGATTGGTTACAGTGCGCTTAAAACAAAAAGATTTATAA
- a CDS encoding polysaccharide pyruvyl transferase family protein gives MKVCTITCHDVYNHGASLQAYGLMKYLKNCGHDAEIIDYKPDYLSNHYNLWSIDNPKWEKNVLTKYLYLTLKIPKRLRERPRKRAFDKFKTEFLQITDIRYKSNEDLKNDIPYADAYLCGSDQIWNCLHKNGKDPAFYLDFVPDEKIKASYAASFATDTISAEYQPVVKQRVEKLDAVGVREKSGVEILNKLNINKANHVVDPVLLLDKNDWNQICKEEFQDKYILIYDFDNSRLIKKIALEMAEEKGYKIYSIHSGKLKYADKYFTLDGPETFVSLVRDAQFVISNSFHAAVFSVLYERSFVIVNREEAINTRMRDLLDDLQLKDRLVDENYNLEQLLTEIDYGESKKLLDEKIRFSKKYLQDVLSIQK, from the coding sequence ATGAAGGTTTGTACAATTACTTGTCATGATGTATATAATCATGGTGCTTCGCTGCAGGCTTATGGATTAATGAAATATCTAAAAAATTGCGGTCATGACGCAGAAATTATTGATTATAAACCTGATTATTTAAGTAATCATTATAATCTATGGAGTATTGATAACCCTAAATGGGAAAAGAATGTGCTAACAAAGTACCTCTATTTAACATTAAAAATACCAAAAAGATTACGTGAACGCCCTAGGAAAAGAGCATTCGATAAATTCAAAACTGAATTCTTACAAATAACAGATATAAGATATAAGTCAAATGAGGATTTAAAGAACGACATTCCTTACGCGGATGCTTATCTATGCGGCAGTGACCAAATTTGGAATTGTTTACATAAGAATGGCAAGGACCCTGCGTTCTACTTGGACTTCGTCCCAGATGAAAAAATAAAGGCCTCCTATGCGGCAAGCTTTGCTACGGACACCATTTCTGCTGAGTATCAACCGGTTGTGAAACAAAGAGTTGAGAAATTAGATGCGGTTGGGGTGAGAGAAAAAAGTGGTGTTGAAATCTTAAATAAGCTGAATATCAATAAAGCTAATCATGTCGTGGATCCCGTGCTCTTATTAGATAAAAATGATTGGAATCAAATTTGTAAAGAGGAGTTCCAAGATAAATACATATTAATATACGATTTCGATAACAGTAGACTAATAAAGAAAATAGCTTTGGAAATGGCGGAAGAAAAAGGTTATAAAATTTACTCGATTCATTCTGGTAAGCTCAAATACGCGGATAAGTATTTTACACTAGATGGACCCGAAACCTTTGTATCCCTCGTTAGAGATGCACAATTTGTCATATCGAATTCGTTTCATGCAGCTGTGTTTTCTGTTCTCTATGAGCGGTCGTTCGTTATTGTGAACAGGGAAGAAGCAATAAACACAAGAATGAGAGATCTATTAGATGATCTTCAGCTAAAAGACAGACTAGTAGATGAAAACTACAACTTAGAACAATTACTTACAGAAATTGATTATGGAGAAAGTAAGAAGCTATTGGACGAAAAAATTAGATTTTCAAAAAAATATTTACAAGATGTACTTTCCATTCAGAAATAA
- a CDS encoding right-handed parallel beta-helix repeat-containing protein has product MTKKAIIALLFFMLSFQTLIVEAVSPGDSTQTIGPRTYNLELSRWNVYNDGTHPIETTNGINKALQWSSEQGYQIFKVPTGKYLISKGNKPNDPQAQINMVSNMTFLLDDLAIIQKETNGYENYRTLYVGYGVNNATIKGGTYQGDRETHTYSRKDTVGSAGTHEFGSGISAEGAYNLTIDGVKTINFTGDGITIAGSIVGISGTYGKDYIYGDIDGSGKFINSTSKIRPKIAMDFTNPNYKGRKYFAFEQPQGVMSNNYDVFFYNSAGTYLSSVKQVRFGIDLVQIPQDAKSFYPVFSSNSIAKFFVKLFSNDVSRNVTIKNSELAFNRRQGISLVGVDGIEISNNKIHDIKGTAPQYGIDSEAGGFFPNNNLTIINNHFYNNKGGDIVFADGDTASISNNLFESEKGVYIYKAFPNTVIKNNTFNNGGLTMGGTGTADLNKFSNAEVNLNATSNTLTNATFINSNLNLNNTDPFGSKVENITMTNTDSSVFTSLNVGNHPVHLSNITIQGSTKLSTLGGKGTAQSIYDNVYVQDYNAYNGTTLPAGTYNNCKFSSTTKESVGLSINQSGKYAFNNCSFNALGKIFTMNSLYGVPDITFNNSNFNISKDVGYAAAIYVQGANQLSILNSTFTAKNLTLNNTPYIKIGSLGGATKPTQVKSFTFRNSTIITNKALHGINSMDAGTGAPAYTISNNIFQVAKLILKTNDIKNKNEELSQ; this is encoded by the coding sequence ATGACTAAAAAGGCAATAATAGCACTACTATTTTTCATGCTTTCTTTTCAAACTTTAATTGTTGAAGCTGTTTCCCCAGGAGACTCTACGCAAACAATAGGGCCCAGAACTTACAACTTAGAACTTTCCCGTTGGAATGTATATAATGACGGAACACATCCAATTGAAACGACCAATGGAATAAACAAAGCATTACAGTGGTCGAGCGAACAGGGATATCAAATCTTTAAAGTACCCACTGGCAAATATCTAATTAGTAAAGGAAATAAACCTAATGATCCACAAGCACAAATTAACATGGTTAGTAATATGACTTTCTTACTTGATGATTTAGCAATTATCCAAAAAGAAACGAATGGATATGAGAATTATCGAACCTTATATGTTGGCTATGGAGTAAATAATGCAACAATAAAAGGCGGTACGTATCAAGGAGATCGAGAAACTCATACTTATAGTCGGAAAGACACTGTTGGCAGTGCAGGAACCCATGAGTTTGGAAGCGGAATATCCGCGGAAGGCGCGTACAATTTAACTATAGACGGAGTTAAGACAATTAATTTCACAGGTGATGGAATTACCATCGCTGGTTCGATCGTTGGAATCTCAGGCACCTACGGGAAAGACTATATTTATGGAGATATTGACGGTTCAGGCAAATTTATTAATTCGACATCAAAGATTAGACCTAAAATCGCAATGGACTTCACAAATCCCAACTATAAGGGGAGAAAGTATTTTGCTTTTGAGCAACCGCAAGGTGTCATGAGCAATAACTACGATGTCTTTTTCTATAATAGCGCTGGAACGTATTTATCTTCAGTTAAACAAGTCAGATTCGGAATTGATCTAGTTCAAATCCCGCAAGATGCTAAGAGCTTTTATCCTGTTTTTAGTTCTAATAGCATTGCTAAATTTTTTGTTAAATTGTTTAGCAACGATGTTTCTAGAAATGTAACGATCAAGAATTCAGAGTTAGCGTTTAATAGAAGGCAAGGAATTTCACTTGTTGGTGTCGATGGCATTGAAATTAGTAACAATAAAATTCATGACATCAAAGGTACTGCACCACAGTATGGAATTGATTCAGAGGCTGGAGGCTTTTTCCCCAACAATAACCTTACTATTATTAATAATCACTTTTATAACAATAAAGGGGGAGACATTGTATTTGCTGATGGAGATACAGCTTCAATAAGCAATAATCTATTTGAGAGCGAAAAAGGAGTATACATTTATAAGGCCTTTCCAAATACCGTCATTAAAAATAACACTTTTAATAATGGTGGACTTACAATGGGCGGTACGGGAACTGCGGATTTAAACAAATTTAGTAACGCCGAAGTTAATCTAAACGCTACAAGCAATACATTAACAAATGCTACTTTCATTAATAGTAATTTAAACTTAAATAATACGGATCCCTTTGGATCAAAAGTAGAGAATATAACAATGACCAATACGGATTCATCCGTATTCACTTCTCTAAATGTTGGTAATCATCCCGTTCATCTTTCGAATATTACCATACAAGGATCAACAAAGCTTTCAACGTTAGGCGGGAAAGGAACCGCTCAAAGCATCTATGATAATGTCTACGTCCAAGATTATAATGCATACAATGGTACTACACTTCCAGCTGGTACTTATAATAATTGCAAATTTTCGTCCACAACTAAAGAGTCTGTTGGTTTAAGTATTAATCAATCAGGTAAATATGCTTTCAACAATTGTTCTTTTAATGCTTTAGGTAAGATATTTACAATGAATAGTTTGTATGGGGTACCTGATATCACTTTTAACAATTCTAATTTTAATATTTCCAAAGATGTTGGTTACGCGGCTGCAATTTATGTACAAGGAGCAAACCAGTTATCGATTCTAAACAGCACGTTTACTGCTAAAAATCTTACTCTTAATAATACGCCTTATATCAAAATAGGATCATTGGGTGGCGCAACGAAACCAACTCAAGTCAAATCCTTTACATTCAGGAATAGCACAATAATAACGAATAAAGCTCTACACGGAATAAACTCAATGGATGCAGGAACAGGAGCACCAGCCTATACGATTTCCAACAATATTTTTCAAGTTGCAAAGTTAATTTTAAAAACAAACGACATTAAAAATAAAAATGAAGAGTTGTCTCAGTAA
- a CDS encoding acyltransferase family protein, giving the protein MKNRLEELDSLRGLAAIFVLFLHMYLMVPGNKFSKIIFEYSPFRLLISGGESVVLFFVLSGFVLSLPYFNNKQSSYLSFIVKRICRIYLPYLFTVIVVIGCRELFYKGQLKGYSEWFNSYWVSPINMEVLKDHALLMGTFLSNLDPVIWSLLHEMRISIIFPLLMLVIVRLDWKKGLALSLLFSIIGIIVYQLSKPSNTGTELVATLNYTAMFIVGALLAKYRIPIANKFSLLTKTFKIILFVSGLITYLFIHPSFGIKRFLYPQISPFYRTVIDSWAVTGGAVIIIIFALNSSLFSRLLMNYLINYLGKISYSLYLIHVVVLFTAVYSLHNILPLWCVFLLTLFVSLAISVGMYHLIERPSIQLGKTLTSNLFIRSKPHFNNGIEKEFN; this is encoded by the coding sequence ATGAAAAATCGTTTGGAAGAGCTTGATTCATTGAGAGGTCTTGCTGCAATTTTCGTTTTATTTTTACATATGTATCTGATGGTACCGGGAAATAAGTTTTCAAAAATCATCTTTGAGTACAGCCCGTTTCGTTTATTAATCTCTGGTGGAGAATCTGTCGTATTATTCTTTGTGTTAAGTGGGTTTGTTTTGTCATTGCCATATTTTAATAATAAACAGTCAAGTTATTTATCTTTTATAGTAAAAAGGATTTGTCGAATATATTTGCCATACTTATTTACGGTAATCGTTGTAATTGGTTGTAGAGAATTATTTTATAAAGGGCAATTAAAAGGATACAGTGAATGGTTCAATTCCTATTGGGTATCTCCAATAAACATGGAAGTTCTTAAGGATCATGCCCTATTAATGGGTACATTCCTTAGTAATCTAGACCCTGTTATATGGTCTCTACTACACGAAATGAGAATTTCAATCATTTTCCCATTATTAATGTTAGTAATAGTCAGACTGGACTGGAAAAAAGGGTTAGCGCTAAGTCTATTATTTAGCATAATAGGAATTATCGTCTATCAGCTATCGAAACCCTCTAACACTGGGACAGAACTTGTAGCTACACTTAATTACACTGCCATGTTTATTGTAGGCGCACTACTTGCTAAATACAGAATACCTATTGCAAATAAATTTTCTCTTCTTACTAAAACGTTTAAGATCATATTATTCGTAAGTGGTCTTATTACCTATTTATTCATACATCCTTCTTTTGGAATTAAGCGGTTTTTATATCCACAGATATCACCATTTTACAGAACGGTTATTGACTCTTGGGCAGTAACAGGCGGAGCCGTTATTATAATCATATTTGCCCTTAACTCAAGTCTTTTTTCTAGATTGCTAATGAATTATCTGATTAACTATTTAGGTAAAATATCATACAGCCTTTATTTGATACATGTTGTAGTTTTATTTACAGCCGTTTACAGCTTGCACAATATACTTCCATTGTGGTGTGTTTTCCTTCTTACATTATTTGTTAGTTTAGCTATCTCGGTTGGCATGTATCATCTGATAGAAAGGCCATCCATCCAATTAGGCAAGACTCTAACAAGTAATCTATTCATAAGATCAAAGCCTCATTTTAATAATGGAATTGAAAAGGAATTTAATTAA
- a CDS encoding acyltransferase family protein encodes MNNRFDELDSLRGLASSSVLISHLFLAIPSAYLLEKLKNTPFHVFWSGHEAVILFFVLSGFVLSLSYYKDKTPKYKDYLIKRICRIYLPYLASILLSIVLMSMFSRMPLVGLDKAINNTWASPFSIESLISHMIFLGDFQSQNYNPVVWSLIHEMRISIIFPFLMYFLIKLSWKKSIMIGLACTVLYFLIWYFVFNVLHVNPTYLITLHYIGFFILGALLAKHRDYLKSLYTKLSKMVKLTILLAAILCYTYSWWFLPNVVYAHLTIINDWAIAVGSSVFIVYSINTAIIRRLLLFKPIHFVGKTSYSLYLFHLPAFLTLINVFYGKFPIWLILVLSFFASFVLAGIMYYLIEKPSILLGKILTTKKKMTSNSNRLNEINEQIV; translated from the coding sequence GTGAATAACCGATTTGATGAATTAGATTCTTTAAGAGGATTAGCTTCATCGTCTGTATTAATTTCTCATTTATTCCTTGCCATTCCTAGCGCTTACCTACTTGAGAAGCTTAAGAACACTCCGTTTCATGTTTTTTGGAGTGGGCACGAGGCAGTAATTTTATTTTTTGTGCTTAGTGGGTTTGTGCTTTCGTTATCCTATTACAAAGATAAGACGCCTAAGTACAAAGATTATTTGATAAAACGGATATGCCGAATTTATCTTCCGTATTTAGCATCAATATTGCTTTCCATTGTCCTAATGAGTATGTTTTCCCGTATGCCATTAGTAGGGTTAGATAAAGCGATTAATAATACATGGGCTAGTCCTTTTTCAATTGAATCATTAATAAGTCATATGATCTTTTTGGGTGACTTCCAAAGTCAAAATTATAATCCTGTTGTATGGTCTCTCATTCACGAGATGAGAATATCTATTATTTTTCCATTCTTGATGTATTTTTTGATAAAGCTCAGTTGGAAAAAAAGTATAATGATAGGTCTGGCTTGCACAGTCCTTTATTTTTTAATTTGGTATTTTGTTTTTAATGTTTTACATGTAAATCCAACCTATCTGATTACCTTACACTATATTGGATTTTTCATCCTGGGTGCTTTATTAGCTAAGCATAGAGACTATCTAAAGAGTCTATATACTAAATTATCAAAAATGGTAAAGTTAACCATACTGCTTGCAGCCATCCTTTGTTATACGTATTCGTGGTGGTTCTTACCCAATGTTGTTTATGCCCATCTTACAATTATTAACGATTGGGCAATAGCTGTTGGGAGTTCTGTCTTCATTGTCTATAGCATTAATACAGCAATTATTAGAAGGCTGCTGCTTTTCAAGCCGATACATTTTGTAGGTAAGACATCGTATAGCCTTTATCTCTTTCATTTGCCAGCCTTTTTAACCTTGATTAATGTATTTTACGGGAAATTTCCAATTTGGTTAATACTAGTTTTATCGTTCTTCGCTTCCTTTGTTTTAGCTGGAATCATGTATTACTTAATTGAGAAGCCATCTATTTTATTGGGTAAAATACTGACAACTAAGAAAAAGATGACTTCAAATAGCAATCGATTAAACGAGATAAATGAACAAATTGTATAG
- a CDS encoding glycosyltransferase, which yields MKKIIFVIDSLSSGGAEKSLLSLLSLFDYEKYKVDLLMFSQGGLYLPLLPKEVTVLDVPTFIQRQAGGVKNLIINKKYKDLYLRFRGSLSLRNPYKIRNMHGAQISWSWTSKGIDMITEKYDVAIAYSQGTPTYFVAEKVIADKKFCWVNTDYKVAPYNKSFDIAYYEQFDNVIAVSELNKEVFIQEMPIAKEKTNVVYDIISPSLIKSMANQQGGFTDECDGVRILTIGRLVDAKGYDMAIEACFKLKTQGFKHKWYVIGEGQLKEKLETMIKKYKLEDTFILLGTFHNPYVYLKQCDIYVQPSRFEGFGLAIAEARILQKPVIATNFTVIHDQIKDGENGIIVNMNSEDLHVGISKILGDSSLREHIRENLGKENIGTEEEINKVYAMIES from the coding sequence ATGAAAAAAATAATCTTTGTGATTGATTCCTTGTCTAGCGGGGGAGCCGAAAAAAGCTTACTTTCATTACTTTCGTTATTTGACTATGAGAAATATAAAGTAGATTTACTTATGTTTTCACAAGGTGGGCTATATCTCCCCTTACTTCCTAAAGAAGTTACAGTGCTAGATGTGCCAACCTTTATACAAAGGCAAGCTGGTGGCGTAAAAAATTTAATCATCAACAAAAAATATAAAGATTTGTACTTAAGATTTAGAGGGTCCTTATCGCTGAGAAATCCATATAAAATCAGAAACATGCATGGCGCACAAATTAGTTGGAGTTGGACGTCAAAAGGAATCGACATGATAACTGAAAAATATGATGTAGCAATTGCATATAGTCAAGGAACTCCCACCTACTTTGTTGCAGAGAAAGTTATTGCAGATAAAAAGTTCTGTTGGGTCAATACTGATTATAAAGTAGCGCCCTATAATAAGAGCTTTGACATCGCCTACTATGAACAATTTGATAACGTCATTGCTGTTTCTGAGCTTAACAAAGAAGTATTCATTCAAGAAATGCCTATTGCTAAGGAAAAAACAAATGTTGTTTATGACATTATTTCACCAAGTTTAATTAAATCGATGGCTAATCAGCAAGGCGGGTTCACGGATGAATGCGATGGCGTAAGAATTTTAACTATTGGTAGGTTGGTAGATGCAAAAGGCTACGATATGGCAATTGAAGCCTGTTTTAAATTGAAAACTCAGGGTTTTAAGCATAAATGGTATGTAATCGGTGAGGGGCAGTTAAAGGAAAAGCTTGAAACGATGATTAAGAAATATAAATTAGAAGACACATTTATACTATTAGGGACCTTTCATAACCCCTATGTATATTTAAAACAATGCGACATTTATGTTCAGCCGTCCAGATTTGAAGGGTTTGGCTTAGCAATTGCTGAAGCTAGAATTTTACAAAAACCTGTAATTGCAACAAACTTCACTGTCATCCACGATCAAATAAAGGATGGTGAAAATGGCATAATTGTCAATATGAATTCTGAAGATTTGCATGTGGGAATAAGCAAAATATTGGGGGACAGCAGCTTAAGGGAACATATTCGTGAAAATTTAGGTAAGGAAAATATAGGAACAGAAGAAGAAATTAATAAAGTGTACGCTATGATCGAGTCATAA
- a CDS encoding acyltransferase codes for MTTMVQGNNRFPELDFVRAIAVIAVIVIHVTSITLTKMLPDQFTFLSSIILNQLSRFCVPAFLFVSGVLAFHSYKKNSYSQLIKGKIKDLIVPYLAWTSLGLFLFLSFSSNYKGIIMIFLTGNGPFYQLYYIPLLFQMFVLLPLIMKLVGSKKIVISILLINILMYVGYQALLVGEVFSKDLVGSASSILQSTFVVWMGYFCLGVCAAQYYPKLLEFVQSKSTAFFVTIYVISAIALIADAYIGFVINKQMELMGYFRVTVMIYSLTSLALLVKLGMTYKLKSITSLYRNSFGIYLIHVAVIKVIFMLSSVFFSNLFFIILSTLLTLTVSYWCVELIKRTPISSLLLGQKNKSVRKSVSLEPIGNRLER; via the coding sequence ATGACGACAATGGTACAGGGCAATAACAGATTTCCAGAATTAGATTTTGTCAGAGCTATAGCTGTAATCGCGGTTATTGTTATCCATGTGACTAGTATTACATTGACGAAGATGTTGCCAGATCAATTCACATTTCTTTCTAGTATTATATTGAATCAATTGAGCCGGTTTTGTGTGCCGGCATTTTTATTTGTTTCTGGCGTGTTAGCTTTTCACAGTTATAAGAAGAATAGTTATTCGCAATTAATCAAAGGAAAAATAAAGGATTTAATTGTTCCTTACCTAGCTTGGACTAGTTTGGGCTTATTCTTGTTCCTATCTTTCTCCAGTAATTATAAAGGCATCATTATGATTTTTCTAACAGGTAATGGCCCCTTCTACCAGCTTTATTATATCCCCCTTCTGTTTCAGATGTTTGTCCTCTTGCCATTGATAATGAAACTTGTTGGTAGTAAGAAAATAGTAATCAGTATCTTGCTTATAAACATTTTAATGTATGTTGGATATCAAGCTTTATTAGTGGGGGAAGTATTCAGCAAGGATTTAGTTGGATCCGCGAGCTCAATCTTGCAATCTACCTTTGTTGTTTGGATGGGTTACTTCTGTTTAGGCGTATGCGCGGCACAATATTATCCGAAATTACTTGAATTTGTACAATCAAAGTCAACAGCTTTCTTTGTTACTATTTATGTAATTTCTGCAATCGCATTAATTGCTGATGCTTATATAGGCTTTGTAATAAATAAACAAATGGAATTAATGGGCTATTTTAGAGTAACTGTCATGATCTATTCTCTTACATCTTTGGCACTACTCGTAAAATTGGGAATGACATATAAACTGAAATCAATAACATCCCTATATCGAAATTCCTTTGGTATTTATCTCATTCATGTGGCTGTTATAAAGGTTATTTTTATGTTGTCATCGGTTTTCTTCTCAAATCTATTTTTTATAATACTAAGCACACTTCTAACTCTAACTGTCTCATACTGGTGCGTTGAACTTATTAAAAGGACTCCTATCTCATCCTTATTACTCGGACAGAAAAATAAAAGCGTGAGGAAGTCTGTTTCTCTGGAACCTATAGGCAATAGGTTGGAGCGTTAA